The following are encoded together in the Neofelis nebulosa isolate mNeoNeb1 chromosome 9, mNeoNeb1.pri, whole genome shotgun sequence genome:
- the CST11 gene encoding cystatin-11, which yields MARPWQTPQLLLAILVALVALTHQERRKTFMSVEEVPVSEPHVIATLQFVINDFNKKSDDKYNFRIVRVLKVRKQVTDHMEYHVNMEMQRTTCQKLETTNCMFQEGELYKQIECFYSVFVVPWFEKYKILNKNCTNG from the exons ATGGCCAGACCCTGGCAGACCCCACAACTCCTGCTGGCCATCCTGGTGGCCCTGGTGGCCCTCACCcaccaagaaagaaggaaaaccttTATGAGTGTCGAAGAAGTGCCTGTGTCAGAGCCCCATGTGATAGCCACCTTGCAGTTTGTGATCAACGACTTCAACAAGAAGAGTGATGACAAGTACAATTTCCGGATTGTGCGGGTCCTGAAGGTCCGGAAGCAG GTTACTGACCACATGGAGTATCATGTGAACATGGAGATGCAGCGGACCACCTGTCAAAAGCTGGAGACTACTAACTGCATGTTTCAAGAAGGGGAACTTTATAAG caaatTGAGTGCTTCTACTCAGTGTTTGTTGTTCCCTGGTTTGAAAAGTACAAAATTCTGAACAAAAACTGCACCAATGGCTAG
- the CSTL1 gene encoding cystatin-like 1, giving the protein MGVGCWRNPLLLLAALVLAARLGHFQRWEGFQEKSTSMKNMNSTLKFFIETYNNASNDTYLFQVDKLLRSQMQLTTGVEYMVTVKISRTKCERNGTRNHSCPIQNKKKLKKSFICDFLVYTVPWMNYYQLWNNSCLEA; this is encoded by the exons ATGGGAGTTGGATGCTGGAGGAATCCTCTGTTGCTGTTGGCTGCTCTCGTCCTGGCAGCCAGGCTGGGTCACTTTCAAAGGTGGGAAGGCTTCCAGGAGAAGTCCACGAGCatgaaaaacatgaattcaaCCCTCAAGTTCTTCATTGAAACCTACAACAATGCTAGCAATGACACCTACTTATTTCAAGTTGACAAGCTACTTCGAAGTCAGATGCAG CTGACGACTGGAGTGGAGTATATGGTCACTGTGAAGATTAGCCGGACCAAATGTGAGAGGAATGGCACAAGGAACCATTCATGCcccattcaaaacaaaaaaaagctgaaaaag agtttcatttgtgattttttggTGTACACTGTGCCCTGGATGAACTACTACCAACTCTGGAACAACTCCTGTCTCGAGGCTTGA